The Paenibacillus sp. 481 DNA window ACCAACGGCAGTGATTTCTGCCATACACGTGACGACCCACAGAAACCAATAGTTCCACCCTGTTAAATAGCCAGCCACAGGTCCTAAATAATTGCGCGCATAGCGGCTGAACGATCCCGCTACAGGTTGATGAACCGCCATTTCACCGAGCGCCCGCATAATAAAATAAATAGCCAGCCCGCCAAGAGCGTAGGCCAAAATAATTCCTGGCCCAGCAAGCTTAATGGCCGAAGCCGAGCCGAGAAACAAGCCGACACCAATGGCGGCGCCTAAAGACATTAGCGTAATATGCCGCTGGTTCAACCCGCGATGAAGCTCGTGGCGGTTCTGTTGATTATCCATCTGTTATCCTCCCTAAAACGGCTTATTTCCCATTAATATTGACAACGCTTACATTCTGGCATTTCCATTTGTGGGCCTACACCGTACAAGATGCATATGCGCATAAGAAGCGGGCAATGACAGTTAGCCGTATATTCGCCGTATAAAACATTGGGTCAACCAGCCCCCAGGGAGGTGGTGAGCTGATCGCGTAGGCATAGGCCCAATTAGCTCCCTTTTAGAACCAAGGTGCTTTACTTAAATTAACGATATACTTCACATTCGGATCGTATTTTGAAGCGTTTTCAGGACCGATTTTAACACTTAACGTTTCACCAGCTGGGAGATAGACCGCCCACACCTCTTGTCCGATATTTTTCGTAATGCGATGAACCGAAGAGCTTAACCCGCCGATACCAATCGAATGAATCTGATAATTCAGACTCCGATTTTCATACGTGTCGAAATTGACGTAAAAAAACTGGCCATTTTGCGTACTGTTTGTCCATTTAAAGTAATTAATATCGCCATCTTTCTCACAGTTCGTAATTTTACCGTGGAATGAATCGGGAATACATCGAAAGGTGTGAGATTGTTCAGTGTCAGGCTTCATCAAATTCCCGCCGACAAAAGCGGAGACTGGTTGACCTAAAAGCGAAACAACAACGGTTGTAGAGACTGTGAAAAACTTTATCTTTTTCATAAAATCCCTCCAAATTGTATTAATGCTATAATATGGTTCTTTTACAGTCTAATAAATAATAGATAAACTGTAAATAAACAATTCATTATATTAAGAAAAATTAATTTTCATGCTGATTAAGAGGTGCCAGATGTGTGTTGCAGAAGTTGAGAGTATGTTCAGCGTATGAAATGAAGGAGAAGTCGTATTCCTTGCTTGTATGGGGTCGGAATAAAGCAGGCAACACTGCGCTCGCAATGGCGCAGTGTTGCCTTTTGGCTGATAAGGATAGGCAGCAATGATTCGATCTGAAGAATATACCAGCGAATGTGTATCCTGTATCAGGTATAACGCAGCGTTACGTTACAGTAAATGTTACTCTAACTCTGACTGTAACTCTAATTGTTACTGTTACTTGGCAGCTTGCAACGATTGCAGCACACGGTACAGAATGACGGCAGCCTCAGCACGGGTTAAGGCGCCCTGTGGATTGAACGTGTAGTTGTGCGTGCCTTTAACGAAGCCGCTGTTTACAGCGTACGCGACGGCAGCTTGTGACGCAGCTGCTATAGAGTCCTTATCCTTAAAATTCAACGCTAAATGAGCTTTGGATAAGTCTGCTTTCAATGCTGTAGCCAATTGAACGACGACTTGCTCACGCGTTATCGCCTGTGCTGCACCAGCTTCTGTGCTGCGCTGCTCCCAAGTGACACCTGTGCCGAGTAAACGATCGAGCAGTGCGGCAAACTCCGCGACGGTCAGTTGGTCGTTCGGATGGAACATGTCTGCGTGATGCTTACCGTTCAATAATTGATGGGCGGCGATGACCTCGATTTCTTTTTTCGCCCAGTGCGAAGCAATGTCCTTAAACGTGGTGCTTTGCACGGCTAATGTGTAAGCGCCCCATTGATTCGATTTGAAGCTAATGAAGCCAGCTTTGGCGTGATGCCCTGCTGCATGATACACCCACTTTGCGGATGGAGATTCGGAATAGACTCCGACTTTAGCGGAATCATGCTTCGTGCTATCCAGCTTGAGTGCAATTTGCAGCGGGGTGACGATATTTTGTTTTGCTCCGCGAATCGATAGGGCAGGTGAACGCTGCTGTAAAGCTACGTTCTGTTGCGTAACGGTATCGCGGTTCAGGCTTTCTTTTTTGTCTTGCTGCTTCTTGATGTCGGTCACCGACAATGTAAACAAGATGCCATCAAGGCCGCGTAATTCTGCAATAGCTGCGCTTGGCACGAGGATTTCAAACGACTCGCCGATAATAAGCAAGTCTCTTTGTGATTGCTCAAGCTGCTTAGCAAGGACTTTATCTAGACGGACTTCAACGTGACTATACGTATTGAATTTAACGGATGTGACGTCCAATTGTGCTTGTTTGGCGTCTTTGTTGCTAAGCTGCTTGCTTAACGCCGCAGCGTCTACAGCTAGCTTAGCCGTCGTCTTGCCGTCTTGCTTGGATTCCGTTAACGTCCCGGCAGTGCTTTTTATGCCGGTAGGGCTCGTTGGTGAAGTGCTTGGAGCAGGACTTGAAGACCCCGACGAGCCTGATCCTCCAGAGCCACCAGAGCCGCCAGAGCCAGATCCTGGGTCAGGACGTGGTTTAGGGTTGGGGTCCGGGCCTGGATTCGGTTTGGGTTTCGGATCTGGGTCTGGATTTGGCTTCGGATTTGGTGCGTCAGGTTTCTTCACCGTAACCGTGGCCGCATCCCAATTCGTGATGGGTACAGCAAGCTGAGCGTCATCTTTTATTTCCACTTGTGATACGTCAAAGGTATACGCGCCTTCTGATGCACTGGTAAAAGTGAACTGGGCAAGCGAGCCTTCGCCTTTGTAAGCGCTTTTGGTCAGGCTAATCTTGTAGTCCAGCCGCTTTTTGCCGTTCGCTAAGTCTGTTTCTACCGCGTGGGTAAGGAGTGGCTTTCCAGAATCGAATTGCTGCTGATACACAGCTAGCTGAACGCTGGGCTCCACTTTAGCTAACGTCAATTTTGCATCATACGTTAAGCTGAACTTCGCAGAGTACACCGCATCAGCTACAGAAAATTGGACGTTTACCCCAAAGGGATCGCCTGTCTTCACCTCTTTTTTCAATGCAACAGGTCCGACCTGTACTTTTGATGGATCATGAATGAACACTTGCGCGGGCTTCGTGGTGCCGTTACCTACAGAATCAAATACGTACAAGGCATATTTGTTCTGTTCCACTTTGCGCGGAGCTTCAATCGTGAAGCGACCAGCATCATCAATGATACCGTCGAATTGTCGGGACTCGCCCTCGAAATTGACGATTACAGCAGTGCCAACGTACCGTCGTATCGGGTAACCTTGAAATAAATCGAGTAATAAATCGGAATCGATCGTACCTGAAATAATCACTTTTGACCGATCTTCGGGATGAATTCTAACGTGCGGAGTGTCTAAAGTGTAGGTAGGAGCTTGGCGATCTACAATTACGCTCGCCTCACCATCTTTAAACTTCTCCTTCGTATTCCGTGACAAGGCAACCACATTATACTTTCCATCTAGAAGCTGCGTGGTCGTGCCATTTTTTTTAACAGTACCGTTCCAATCTCGGATCGTATAAGTGTCTGGCTCATGCGGCTTAGGTTCATCATACAGCGCACCCAGCTCCCCGTAGACTGCATGCTGGACAGAGATGCTCAGATCGTTGATTCGTTTTTTGAGTTGAAAGGAAATGTCTGCTGTGTCACCAACTCCATCACCATTCGGAGAAAAAATATTCGGGTACACCTGAAAGTCTGCAACAGGAGCAATCGTGTACTCGTCGCCAACATAGAGGCTAAAAGGAATGACAAGGGATTCGGCAAATACGTCGTCAAATCGTATAAATCCATCATAAACCCCGTTTTTCGTTCCCTTCGGAACGTTTAGCTCCACGCGTACGGTTTTCTCGTCTCCTGCTTCCAAGCGATAGTCGTATTCATCCGTGTGCAGCTTGATGCCGCCTTGGGGAGAAATAAACTGAATCTCCGCAGCAAATCCACGGGCTTCGTTGCCAACGTTCACGAGTGTAATCTCTCTTGTCACTTTACTACCTGCTAGCACATGACCGAAAGAAAGGCTACCCGTTTCATAATTAGTCAACTTGCGGCCATAAGTGGCCGAAGTGACAGACGGCACGAGCGCAAGCGTGTCTGCAAAGGTGGTATCTGCCAAATGGATGCGTCCAGCACCTTGCTCGGCAATGGAATAATATTTGCCGGCACGATTTTTAATCGGCTTGGCTTTGTTCATAAGCAGTGCTTTGATTTCTTCGGGTTGGAAGTAGAGGCCCTTCGCCTCTGCCTGATTAATAATTAAAGCTGCGGCACCAGCCACATGCG harbors:
- a CDS encoding S8 family serine peptidase; protein product: MRTPTFRKSLALLLSTTLMVSLLFPALASAEPAVSVVSLPLSEAKFKLHNPLQPLNQLPSHAPKNYVPTSDSNDFVTVIVELQREPVKVFEAQAKAETSTKHKGKVQQNRAAEITSYVEQVRVEHKSFKEALSNQIHAQIEREYSQVFNGFAIKIRGNQIDKLLQIAGVKAVYPNEQYQALPATPSDVVTPFMDESSKHIGAEELWKLGFKGKGIRVGVLDTGVDYNHPSLKGAYRGGYDFVDKDADPMETRPNPAQPPGYETNHGTHVAGTIVGRGDPTQSDSPTGWVRGVAPEADLYAYRVLGPFGSGWTTDIIAAIEQSVIDELDVINLSLGSNSNFEYYPTSIAVNNASLAGVTVVVANGNSGPDEFTVGSPGTAELAISVGASTPPLQTPVFKAKGLSNIYASIFSYSPPLGKGKQLEVVYAGLGTTKDFEGKDVKGKLALISRGQFSFREKANNATTAGAAAVIIHNNVNGEINGTLGGPGTYAPTYGISLDAGEQLKKELQKGTLSITFDSVKEKDRIADFSSRGPSLPHYNIKPDIAAPGVAIRSAVPAWDNDYKNAYADLQGTSMAAPHVAGAAALIINQAEAKGLYFQPEEIKALLMNKAKPIKNRAGKYYSIAEQGAGRIHLADTTFADTLALVPSVTSATYGRKLTNYETGSLSFGHVLAGSKVTREITLVNVGNEARGFAAEIQFISPQGGIKLHTDEYDYRLEAGDEKTVRVELNVPKGTKNGVYDGFIRFDDVFAESLVIPFSLYVGDEYTIAPVADFQVYPNIFSPNGDGVGDTADISFQLKKRINDLSISVQHAVYGELGALYDEPKPHEPDTYTIRDWNGTVKKNGTTTQLLDGKYNVVALSRNTKEKFKDGEASVIVDRQAPTYTLDTPHVRIHPEDRSKVIISGTIDSDLLLDLFQGYPIRRYVGTAVIVNFEGESRQFDGIIDDAGRFTIEAPRKVEQNKYALYVFDSVGNGTTKPAQVFIHDPSKVQVGPVALKKEVKTGDPFGVNVQFSVADAVYSAKFSLTYDAKLTLAKVEPSVQLAVYQQQFDSGKPLLTHAVETDLANGKKRLDYKISLTKSAYKGEGSLAQFTFTSASEGAYTFDVSQVEIKDDAQLAVPITNWDAATVTVKKPDAPNPKPNPDPDPKPKPNPGPDPNPKPRPDPGSGSGGSGGSGGSGSSGSSSPAPSTSPTSPTGIKSTAGTLTESKQDGKTTAKLAVDAAALSKQLSNKDAKQAQLDVTSVKFNTYSHVEVRLDKVLAKQLEQSQRDLLIIGESFEILVPSAAIAELRGLDGILFTLSVTDIKKQQDKKESLNRDTVTQQNVALQQRSPALSIRGAKQNIVTPLQIALKLDSTKHDSAKVGVYSESPSAKWVYHAAGHHAKAGFISFKSNQWGAYTLAVQSTTFKDIASHWAKKEIEVIAAHQLLNGKHHADMFHPNDQLTVAEFAALLDRLLGTGVTWEQRSTEAGAAQAITREQVVVQLATALKADLSKAHLALNFKDKDSIAAASQAAVAYAVNSGFVKGTHNYTFNPQGALTRAEAAVILYRVLQSLQAAK